GATGGCAATACCGGTTTGGGTAAGGTAAACAGTTTTAGATTTCCACTACCGATGACACTGATATTTAAATCTAAAGATTCTCCGCTTTTCAAAGTGGTTTTAGAAGGTTTGACTTTAAAATCAAAACGACCCACAGCACCGCTAAAGTCTGTCGGTTTGCCGTGTTCCGGTAATGGTTTTACATTGATGATTTTGCTGCCGGCCGAAACACGTTTGCTGTCTTCGGTCATTAAAGCTTGTCCCCAAAAATTTCTTCGGTTGGTTGGTACTTGGCAATCAATATCAAGCGATAACGGTTCGATTTCCAGTTTTCCTGATTTTGTTGGATATAATACGGTTTTTCGCAACACTACATAACGATAACGCTCTCCTTTGAACATACCGTCTTCAGCTTTTAATTCTTTGATATCAATGTTTTGGCTCCAGAAATCATTGTATTTGGGTTTGTTCAATTCTTTCCAATTGGTAATTCCGATGTTGTAGCTGAAATATAGTTTGTAAACTACCGTTATGGGTTCGTTGAGGTACGGATTGGTTTTCGAAATATCGGCAATCAGATACAGGTTGTCATCGGCTTTGATGGCTGGCATTTCGTTTGGATCTCTGGGCAGTTCAACAGCATTAGTTACATTAACCCTGATAGGCGATGTTTTATAAATCTGACCGTTGATGTCAATGGAAGCTTGTTTAATTGTCAAGGCGCCTTTTTGTGTTGGCAATAAAATGTAGATGTAGGACTTGTTAAATGAACTTCTCCCGTTAATCCAAGATTGGCTTACGGACTGGCTTGGACCGCCCACAACTCTGAAGCCACAAGCCTCAAAATTTGGTGGCTGAAAATTATCCCCGTCAGCATTCATGGTAAACTCGATGCGCAGTCTTTCGTTTATGCCTAAAGAATTCTTACTCACTTTGGCGTCAAATTGTACTTGAGCCCAAAGTGAATGCGTCATTAAAAACAGTAAAATTAGTATCCGTTTCATTTTCAAATCTTCAATTATATCATTTTCAAATCAATTACCAATCTTTCTCCACTTTTTTAGGACTAGTTTGTACTTTTTGCTTGTTTACTTTATCCTGTACTTTTTTCTCTTCATTGTTTACAGCATCCAGTAAATTATCTATTCGTTGTTTAGAAACCCCACCCGGTTGTTGTTGCGGTTTGTTTCCGTTCTGGTCTTTCTTGTCCTGCTTGTCTTTATCGTTTTTGCCGTCTTTATCTTTGTCTTTCTGATCTTTATTTTGGTCTTTATTTTTATCCTTGTCTTTATCTTTTTGATCTTTCTTATCGTCCTTTTTGTCTTTATTTTTATCCTTATCCTTCTTGTCGTCTTTCTTTGGCGGATTGTCTTTCAGCATTTTTTTGGCCAATGCGTAATTGTAACGTGTTTCTTCATCTGCCGGATTATTGCGTAAAGCGTTTTTATAGGCTTCTACGGCTCCTGCATACTCTTTCTCTTTCATTAAAGTATTCCCGATATTGTGCAAGGCTTCGTGTTTTTCTTCACGGGTTTTAGCGTTTTTTAAGGCTTTGCCGTAATGGTATTTGGCTTCGCTCGGTTGGTTTTGACGGTAAATAGAATTCCCTAAATTATAAGAAGCAATCGATTTTTTAGGGTTTTTAGATTCCGAAATTCGGTATTCGGCTTCGGCATCGCTGTATTTTTTTTCGACAAAAGCATCGTTTCCTTTGGGCAAATCGGTGTCCTTTTCTTTTTTCTGAGCTTTCGCCAAAAAAGAAATCAGTACCAAACTATATAAAAACAACTTTTTCATTTATTCTTTTTCATTAAATAAATTCATCTTTTTCACCCATTTCGTCTTTTTTTCCAATAGGAAAATATCTAAAAGCAACAAGAAAAAACCAAAACCTAAAAACCATTGAAACTGCGATTTGAAATCGGCCATTTGGGTGCTTTCGAATTCAGTTTTCTGAATATTATCCAACGCATTTTTTACATAATCCAACACGGCTTTAGTAGAATTGCCATCCACATAACCGCCGCCGGTAGCTTTGGCAATATTTTTCAACGCTTCCGAATCTCTTTTGGTAATGACTACTTCATCGTTTTGATCTCTTTTAAAACTTTCAACGACTCCGTTTCGTTTGAGCGGAATTGGACCTCCTTTTTCGGTGCCGACACCCACGGTGATAATTTTCAAACCTAGTTTTTTCGCTTCTTCCGCAGCAGCAACGGCTTCGTTAGAGTGGTCTTCTCCATCGGTAATGATGATCAGCAGTTTGTTGGTTTTATCCTTTTTGTCGATAAAGGTTGTGGCCAAATTGATGGCTTGGTCAATAGAGGTTCCTTGTGCCGAAATAATGCCCGGA
Above is a genomic segment from Flavobacterium phycosphaerae containing:
- a CDS encoding BatD family protein; translated protein: MKRILILLFLMTHSLWAQVQFDAKVSKNSLGINERLRIEFTMNADGDNFQPPNFEACGFRVVGGPSQSVSQSWINGRSSFNKSYIYILLPTQKGALTIKQASIDINGQIYKTSPIRVNVTNAVELPRDPNEMPAIKADDNLYLIADISKTNPYLNEPITVVYKLYFSYNIGITNWKELNKPKYNDFWSQNIDIKELKAEDGMFKGERYRYVVLRKTVLYPTKSGKLEIEPLSLDIDCQVPTNRRNFWGQALMTEDSKRVSAGSKIINVKPLPEHGKPTDFSGAVGRFDFKVKPSKTTLKSGESLDLNISVIGSGNLKLFTLPKPVLPSALEMYDPVHDENVSTPLTGMTGRISDKYTIIPQYKGNYQIKPLRFTYFDLSSNSYKTISSEPITINVLDGPSAAGAAPTNPNDVAKAKVEMTKTFAYNKQKTTLQPMEKDDFLGSGLFYSLVMLPFLAIPLLIVGKRRKEASDNDVVGNKIKKSNALAKKYLFEAKKHLGNKEPFYIALEKAMHNFLKAKLHIETSEMSKEKISEILHTKNAQSATVSAFIQLTENCELARYAMASETAIQQDYEKAVEIISELEKQLK
- a CDS encoding tetratricopeptide repeat protein, with the protein product MKKLFLYSLVLISFLAKAQKKEKDTDLPKGNDAFVEKKYSDAEAEYRISESKNPKKSIASYNLGNSIYRQNQPSEAKYHYGKALKNAKTREEKHEALHNIGNTLMKEKEYAGAVEAYKNALRNNPADEETRYNYALAKKMLKDNPPKKDDKKDKDKNKDKKDDKKDQKDKDKDKNKDQNKDQKDKDKDGKNDKDKQDKKDQNGNKPQQQPGGVSKQRIDNLLDAVNNEEKKVQDKVNKQKVQTSPKKVEKDW
- a CDS encoding vWA domain-containing protein, whose translation is MYELEEKWYLYLLFVIPAMTLLFLYIQFWKRKKQREFGDLDLLKKLSPEKSVFKPILKLIVILLALTGLIIGLVNPKIGTKIETVKREGIDIVFAIDVSKSMLAEDVAPSRLEKSKQLVSQIINNLGSDRIGIIAYSGSAFPVLPITTDYSVAKMFLQGMNPGIISAQGTSIDQAINLATTFIDKKDKTNKLLIIITDGEDHSNEAVAAAEEAKKLGLKIITVGVGTEKGGPIPLKRNGVVESFKRDQNDEVVITKRDSEALKNIAKATGGGYVDGNSTKAVLDYVKNALDNIQKTEFESTQMADFKSQFQWFLGFGFFLLLLDIFLLEKKTKWVKKMNLFNEKE